A region of Terriglobales bacterium DNA encodes the following proteins:
- a CDS encoding ATP-binding protein, whose amino-acid sequence MKFNWLDLVWLGVLASLAVLPPVREGHKQLILLAIGALQLGERWILTRAPQYGRSYVVLLKILLATLLIDHTGPEPSINSSYYPIYYLPVITAAIYFGPWGTLLWTFLAAAAYCSYLIPYLMPGEEFELTPAGVAELAIRILFFFLAGMVVNRFVVENRRQVELYQKLAEELAETNRRLEQAQAEARRSERLAALGQLSAGLAHEIRNPLGVIKGSAEMLSKKLQTSEPLAAELAGYISSEVNRLSALVSRFLDFARPLHAETAPQEVTVLLERALKSVGDQWRGGKIEVKREYAKEQLPVPLDENLCEQAFINLVQNAYEAMGDAGGILNVQVSPAQLNGRRGVEVQIQDTGPGIPAELCEQIFNPFVTTKKTGVGLGLSIVSKIMDEHHGSIRVASNTNHGACFVLFFPVAENAVSLS is encoded by the coding sequence ATGAAGTTTAACTGGCTGGACCTTGTCTGGTTGGGGGTCCTGGCCAGCCTTGCGGTTCTGCCTCCGGTGCGTGAGGGCCACAAGCAGCTTATCCTGCTGGCGATTGGCGCGCTGCAACTGGGAGAGAGATGGATCCTCACCCGCGCGCCACAATACGGCCGCTCTTATGTTGTGCTGCTCAAGATTCTGCTGGCCACACTGCTGATAGATCACACCGGACCGGAACCGAGCATCAACAGCAGTTATTACCCCATCTATTACCTGCCGGTGATAACCGCTGCCATCTACTTTGGTCCGTGGGGCACGTTGTTGTGGACCTTCTTGGCCGCGGCCGCATACTGCTCTTATCTCATTCCCTATCTCATGCCCGGCGAGGAATTTGAGTTGACCCCAGCCGGCGTAGCCGAGCTGGCGATCCGAATCCTGTTCTTCTTTCTGGCAGGGATGGTGGTGAACCGCTTTGTGGTGGAAAACCGGCGGCAGGTGGAGCTGTACCAGAAGCTGGCGGAAGAGTTGGCTGAAACCAACCGCCGCCTGGAGCAAGCGCAAGCTGAAGCGCGACGCTCAGAACGATTGGCCGCACTCGGCCAGCTTTCTGCTGGATTGGCGCATGAAATCCGCAACCCGCTGGGCGTCATCAAGGGATCGGCAGAGATGCTGAGCAAAAAGCTGCAAACATCAGAGCCGCTCGCGGCCGAACTTGCAGGCTACATCTCGAGCGAGGTGAACCGGCTAAGCGCCCTGGTTAGCCGGTTTCTGGATTTCGCGCGGCCGTTGCATGCAGAGACGGCGCCTCAAGAGGTCACTGTGCTGCTGGAGCGGGCATTGAAATCCGTAGGAGACCAATGGCGCGGAGGCAAAATCGAGGTCAAGCGCGAGTACGCGAAAGAGCAATTGCCGGTGCCGCTGGATGAAAATCTTTGCGAGCAGGCCTTCATCAACCTGGTGCAAAACGCCTACGAAGCCATGGGCGATGCGGGTGGAATTCTGAACGTACAAGTCTCTCCGGCACAATTGAACGGCCGTCGCGGGGTAGAGGTGCAAATACAGGACACAGGGCCCGGTATTCCGGCAGAGCTGTGTGAGCAGATTTTCAATCCTTTTGTCACCACGAAGAAGACAGGCGTAGGATTGGGGCTATCCATTGTTTCCAAAATTATGGACGAACACCACGGCTCCATTCGTGTAGCCAGCAATACGAACCATGGGGCGTGTTTTGTGCTGTTTTTTCCGGTAGCAGAGAACGCGGTAAGCCTCAGTTAA
- a CDS encoding winged helix-turn-helix domain-containing protein: protein MLRFLLEFHYYIVSSQAQPSFRGTLRFGAYEADPRSGELRKHGLGIALEEKPFQALVILLQHPNEVVTREELRTQLWPADIFIDFDNSLNTVIAKVRRALNDSAENPRFIETVGRRGYRFMAPVESSAPDDDQRVYAVTPAAQGASSVIVLDLPKVATSERAGQRCSASDERAKPQIHRTAVRYTFLIAGALVAIAVLLVGLNVGGLRDRFLPGSSSGPIKSLAVLPLENLSGDMEQDYFAEGMTDELTTDLAKIRSLRVISRTTMMQYREAHKSLPQIAEELHVDAVVEGSVVLSGGTVRITAQLIDAHRDRHLWAQSYEREVGQVLNVQDSVALDIASAVRAELGPEEHESLTRQRSVNPEAYESYLRGRNKLGKQAPTPIKD from the coding sequence TTGTTGCGTTTCTTACTCGAATTCCACTATTACATTGTGTCCTCGCAAGCCCAACCTTCGTTTCGGGGGACTTTGCGCTTTGGCGCTTACGAAGCCGATCCCCGTTCCGGGGAGCTGCGCAAACACGGATTAGGGATTGCGCTCGAGGAAAAGCCCTTTCAGGCGCTTGTCATTTTGCTGCAACACCCGAATGAGGTAGTGACGCGTGAGGAGCTACGCACCCAGCTTTGGCCCGCGGACATCTTTATTGACTTCGATAACAGCCTGAACACGGTCATCGCCAAGGTGCGTCGTGCTCTCAACGACAGCGCCGAGAACCCCCGCTTTATCGAAACCGTCGGCCGGCGCGGATATCGCTTCATGGCGCCGGTTGAATCCAGTGCTCCAGATGACGACCAGCGCGTTTACGCAGTTACTCCCGCCGCTCAAGGTGCTTCTTCGGTGATCGTTTTGGATTTGCCGAAGGTGGCGACCTCCGAGCGCGCAGGCCAGCGATGTTCTGCGTCAGATGAAAGGGCAAAACCGCAGATTCATAGAACTGCTGTCCGCTACACATTTTTAATTGCAGGTGCGCTGGTTGCGATCGCGGTGCTGCTAGTCGGCCTGAATGTTGGAGGGTTGCGAGACCGATTCTTGCCCGGATCGAGTTCCGGTCCGATAAAGTCTCTCGCTGTGCTGCCTCTTGAAAATCTCTCCGGCGACATGGAACAGGATTACTTCGCCGAGGGCATGACCGACGAGCTGACCACGGACTTGGCAAAGATCAGGTCTCTCCGTGTTATTTCCCGCACCACCATGATGCAGTATCGTGAAGCACACAAGTCGCTGCCGCAGATTGCGGAGGAGCTCCATGTTGATGCTGTGGTCGAGGGGTCTGTCGTGCTTTCCGGAGGCACGGTACGCATTACTGCGCAATTGATTGACGCTCATCGTGACCGTCATCTATGGGCGCAGAGTTACGAGCGCGAAGTCGGCCAGGTTCTGAATGTGCAGGACTCGGTGGCGCTGGACATCGCCTCTGCGGTGAGGGCCGAGTTGGGCCCCGAGGAGCACGAATCGCTGACCCGGCAGAGATCAGTGAATCCGGAGGCGTATGAGTCTTATCTTCGCGGCCGCAACAAATTGGGCAAGCAAGCGCCGACGCCGATCAAAGACA
- a CDS encoding sigma-54 dependent transcriptional regulator: MATILIVEDEAKMRRLLELDLGEDGFTTLSAADAESGLKLLREQPVDIIVTDLKLPGMGGLEFLQAAKQLDAARPVVVMTAFGSIETAVEAMKAGASDYVLKPFSLAEMRMVLHKELDVGKLREENRSLREALGQRYAHPNIVARSAKMQEVLAMVERVAQTNSTVLLGGESGVGKDLIARAIHEKSRRASGPFIKINSTAIPENLLESELFGYEKGAFTGATSSKPGKFELADKGTLFLDEIGDVPPTTQVKLLRVLQEREFERLGGTRTLKVDVRLIAATNRDLRAALEEGTFREDLYYRLNVVPVDIAPLRERREDIPDLARLFIARFSTESGKAITSIKPEAMQMLVNYYWPGNVRELQNIVERAAALAPGPVLEAGDIHLDAPRSKSANSGNNFLPEGMTLEQWDDEMIREALRRANGNKSQAARLLGLSRNALRYRLTKIGIADEPGTE, translated from the coding sequence ATGGCAACCATACTCATTGTCGAAGACGAAGCCAAGATGCGCCGCCTGCTCGAGCTTGACCTGGGAGAGGACGGATTCACCACACTTTCTGCCGCTGACGCCGAGAGCGGCTTGAAGCTTCTGCGCGAGCAGCCGGTGGACATCATCGTGACCGATCTGAAGCTTCCCGGAATGGGAGGGCTGGAATTCCTGCAAGCTGCCAAGCAGCTCGATGCCGCTCGCCCCGTGGTGGTCATGACCGCCTTTGGCAGCATTGAAACTGCGGTCGAGGCGATGAAGGCGGGGGCAAGCGACTATGTCCTGAAGCCATTTTCGCTGGCAGAGATGCGAATGGTGCTCCACAAGGAGCTAGATGTAGGCAAGCTGCGGGAAGAGAACCGCTCGCTGCGCGAGGCGTTGGGGCAGCGATACGCACATCCTAACATCGTAGCCCGCAGTGCCAAGATGCAGGAGGTGCTGGCCATGGTGGAGCGCGTGGCGCAGACAAACTCCACCGTGTTGCTGGGCGGAGAAAGTGGCGTGGGCAAAGACCTGATCGCGCGCGCCATTCATGAAAAATCGCGGCGGGCATCAGGGCCGTTCATCAAGATCAACAGCACGGCTATCCCGGAAAACCTGCTGGAGAGCGAACTATTCGGCTACGAGAAGGGCGCATTCACTGGCGCGACCAGCAGCAAGCCCGGCAAGTTCGAACTCGCGGACAAGGGAACGCTCTTCCTCGACGAAATCGGCGATGTGCCTCCGACCACGCAGGTGAAATTGCTGCGCGTGCTGCAGGAGCGCGAGTTCGAGCGGCTGGGAGGCACGCGTACGCTGAAGGTGGATGTGAGGCTGATCGCCGCAACCAATCGCGACCTGCGGGCTGCATTGGAGGAGGGAACTTTTCGCGAAGACCTTTATTACCGCCTGAACGTTGTGCCGGTTGATATCGCGCCGCTGCGAGAGAGAAGGGAAGATATCCCTGACCTTGCGCGGCTTTTCATCGCGCGCTTTTCGACTGAGTCGGGAAAAGCAATTACCAGCATCAAGCCAGAAGCCATGCAGATGCTGGTGAACTACTACTGGCCGGGAAATGTGCGCGAACTGCAGAACATTGTGGAGCGTGCGGCAGCGCTGGCGCCTGGCCCCGTGCTCGAAGCCGGCGACATTCATCTGGATGCACCGCGCTCCAAATCTGCGAACTCGGGCAACAACTTTCTGCCGGAAGGGATGACGCTGGAGCAGTGGGACGACGAGATGATCCGCGAAGCCCTGCGCCGCGCAAATGGAAACAAGAGCCAGGCGGCGCGTCTGCTGGGTCTCTCCCGCAATGCGCTACGCTACCGGCTGACTAAGATCGGCATCGCCGACGAGCCGGGGACGGAATAA